From Sulfurospirillum tamanense:
CCCTCTTTAGCAATGAGCGGAAAAATGTGCCCAGGACGCACCAGTTCCGTGGGTTTTGAATGCGCATCTGCAAGGATTTTTATGGTCATGTCCCGCTCAAACGCAGAGATGCCCGTCGCCGCACTTTTGGCATCTACAGAGATGGTAAAGGCGGTCTCATAGGAAGAATCGTTTTCTTTGACCATAGGAACAAGTGCTAGCCTTTTGGCGATGGCTTTGGAGACAGACACACAGATGAGCCCTTTGGCGTGGCTCGCCATAAAGTTGACTTTTTCAGGGGTTGAAAGCTGGGCAGCATAGACCAAATCGCCTTCGTTTTCCCGGTCTTCATCGTCCATCATCACAACCATCTTGCCTTGCTTGATGTCTTCGATGGCTTGGTTGACGCGCTTAAGCGCTTGGAGTGATTTTTGATCGTTCAAAATAGCATTCATTGGATGGTTCTCCTTTAGAGCATGTGCCCCATTTTTTCTTTTTTGGTAGTAAGGTAGTGTGTGTTGTGGTTATTGGAGGGCATGATAATGGGCCACCGCTCCACAATAGTAATACCTTTGAGGGTGTTTATTTTCTTGGGATTATTGGTTAAAAGTTTGATTTTATCGATGCCAAAATGGCCCAAAATGATTTCTGCCATTTCATAAGTGCGTTCATCATTTAAAAAGCCAAGTTGGTGGTTAGCCTCGATGGTGTCAAACCCTTGGTCTTGGAGTGCGTAGGCGTTGACTTTATTAAAAAGGCCAATGTTGCGCCCTTCTTGGCGCAAGTAAATGACCATGCCACCGCGCTTTCCAATGACACCAAGGGCGTATTCGAGTTGGTCTTTGCAGTCGCACTTAAGAGACCCTAGTGCATCTCCCGTGAGGCATTCGCTGTGAATGCGCACCAAAGGAATTTCTCCAAAAGGCTCTTTGAAAATCGCCAAATGCTCTTTGTCACCCTCTTTGAACGCTTGAATCTGAAACGTCCCAAAACGCGAAGGGAGGTTGGCAACGTGGGAATGGGTTGATTTCATGGGTTTGCCTTAAATGTAGAAAGATGGGTGATTTGATACCCTTCGCCTCGCACCGTTCTGATAAGATCGATGGGGAGCTTTGCTCGAAGTTGTTTCACTAACGCTCGGATGCTCTCAGGGCTTACAATTTCATCGTGGTAAACAAGTGAAACTATTTCATCGCATGAGATGATGTTTGGCGACTTCACAAAAAGGTATTTGAGCAGTGTTGCCTCTTTCTTGCCAAGAGAAACAACTTCATCATGATAATAAAACATCCATTTTTTGCAATCAAAATAGACACTCGGGGAGAGAAAAAAGCGCTCATCATTCCAGATGTTACAAAGTTTATAAATCTTCCATGCAATTTCTTGCATGTAAAAATCTTTGACAATAAAATCGTCATAGCCCAAATAATAGAGCGTTTTTAATGTATCAGGATCATAATCCTTTTCTAAAATGAGCAAAATAGGCACTTTTCCCCCATTTGAGTGAATGAAATTCATCATATAGGGATTAGTAGGCTCTTTGAGATTTAAAATAAACAAGGCATAAGTGTCTAGTGCAAAAGTTTCTCGCAAAATTTGCTCTTCGGTTTCTACACACTTAAATTCTAATTTTTGGCGGTACCCGTTCATCCGGTCAATAATCGCCCGCCAAAGAGTAGTATCAGGCTCTTGAAGAAAAATATTCATGGTTCACCTCGCCACTTAGTGGACTTTAAATTGGCTCAACTCACTGTCAAGTTTTGCCGCCATGGAAGCCAAATGCTCGCTCGCTTGAGCCACTTCTTCAATGCTTCTTGCATTGGCACTGGCAATGGTTTCTATCTCTTGAATTTTGGCTATCATCATCCCCACAGACGTGTTTACATGTAAAGCCTCTTGGACGTTGTGGTGGTTACTTTGAATGTTTTGGCGCAAAATCACTGCATTTTCGCTCACGACACCCTCTAGGCTTGCAGAGATTTCAGAAAGAGACAGAATCTCTTTAGAGTTAGCATCCATTTGTCCAGAAGCATCGGCAATGGATTGGACGACGATGTTGATGGTCGTGTTTATCTCTCCGAGGCTTTTTTGGGTACGTTCCGCCAATTTTCGCACCTCATCAGCGACCACTGCAAACCCGCGCCCGTGGTCCCCTGCGCGCGCAGCTTCGATGGCGGCGTTGAGGGCGAGTAAATTTGTTTGGTCAGCAATGTCGGCAATGACTGTTAAAACACTTTTGATTTCCTCAGTGCTTTGGCTTGTTTTTTGAAGGCGCGAAGCAAGCTCTAACTCTTTATGGGAACTCTCTTGGAGTTTTGCATTAAGCTTGTCCATTTGAGATTGAATTTGTTGAAAATTATCATTCACCGTGCCAAGTTGCGAGCTATTATATTGCATGGTTTCAACGGAAGTTTTCATCCCACCAAGCACCGCTTGACCTGCATTAACGCCCTCAGACACCAACGAAACTTCATCCTCAGAACGCTTTCCAACCGACAAGGAGGTAGAGGAGAGTTCTTGGGAAATGGCCGTATTTTCAGAACTGCTCTCTTTGGCACGAATGAGCAAATTTTGAATCTGTGTGATGAATTGGTTAATCGAAGTCGCAATGTCGCCTAGCTCATCTTTGCTCTTTACATGTAAACGTTGGGTTAAATCTCCTTCACCAGAAGCAAGGTCTTGAATCATGGAACGCAAGGCTTGCAAGGGTTTAAACTGCCACCTCAACAAGGCGTACAAGGCCAAAATGCCAAGCACAAGAAAGGTTAAACTGACCCATAAGAGTTGATTCGTTTGTGCGTTTAGGTTTGCAAACGCAACATCTTGATTAATATTCACCAACACTTTCCACCCTGTTGCTTCCACAGTATCAAAGGCTAAAATCTTTTCACTTCCATCAACACTAAAAGTCACAATTCCCGATTTTTTACTGTAGATTTCATCTTCAACCCACCGTAACTCTTTTCTGACTTCACTCAGTTTTTTACCCTTAAACTCTTCGACGGGATGAAAAACATTTTTGCGACTCGCATCTGAAATAGAAGCAAAGCCGCCCTCAAATTTTGACTCGAGCACTTTTTTCTCAATATTGGCCAAAGGGACTACCAAGAATGCAATATTTTCATTTTCAATAGGAGCTGAAACCGTGATAATAGCCATGCCAGGGCGCACAGGGTTATCGTGTGGTGGCGAATACGTGGGTTTAAAACCGTTGGCTTTGGTGATTTTGTAGACAAGTTCTTGCTCCATTGTTTGGGCACTGATTTTAACCTGAGGCATCACATGTACCGCCTCTTCGCCTTTAAAATAAGCGATACTCACCGCAACACCTGCTGCGTCTTTGGCTTGCGCTAAATGTTCTCGAACACGTTTGGGTGTCTTTTCCTCTAGGGCAAGAATGCTTTTGCCAAGTGCCACAGAAATATCTTTTTTACCCACCAACCAATCATCAATAATATGGCTAAGCGCGCCTACTTTTTCCCTAAGGGTTTCATGAACTTCGACCGTTGTAGCCTGCTTCATCATGGTGTGATTAATCGCCAAAAACACACCAAATCCCGCAATGATACCACCCACAATGGAAACAATAATCTTTTGCTGCAACTTCATTCATGCCCCTTTTGTCAATTTCATTATTGTACTCTTCCCTAGTGACCAAAAAGTGACCTTGCACACAAAAGATGCAAGGTCATCGCTTTTCTAAGGCTTCTTTACATGTAACACAAACTTTCTAAAACCGATAGGTCACATACCACTTTGCATAGGTAAAATCATCTTTATCGACGTTATCATCGTATTTGGCATGACCTGCCCAAACACGTGTGCTAAACCCTTTTAACAGTCCCGCAAAAGCGTAATTTACATCTACGTTTACTTCGGTTGCTTTGCCTAGTTTAGTGCCAGAATTTGCTTTGCCTTCATCGCTTTGCTTGAAGTGTCCTATTTTTACCGCACTACGCAAAGCAGGAATACCAAAGTTGTAGGAAGCTTGCAATGAGACAGCGTCTATCCCAGCAAAAATAGCATTATTGACAAGCATGGATGTATCAAGCACCGCATCAGGCACGTGTCCGAGTGTGCTTGGAAAATCCGCATCATCATCCACGGAGGTATAAGCCGCTTTAAGGCCCACTTCACCGATGTTTGTCATGGCTCTAGCCCCATAAAAAGAGGCATCTTTTTTGCCTGCTGCGTCAAACTCAGCACCACCCCACAACACACCAAGCGTCACAGGATGTTCGGTAGGAAGTTTGTAATCTGCGCGCGCGTAGTACTGGTCAAAACCGCCCACGGCCACAAGCGCTGGTGCATCGCCGTTAAAGGATTTTTCATTGGTGGTGAGGTATTGGCCCTCAAAGGTCACATCTTTGATGCTCGTGTTTTTAACAAACACACTGTAAAGAGGTTTTTCATAGTGCACGTCTTCTTGTACAATGCCGCCGTTGGAATCACTTCCATAACGTTTGTTCCACTCTTTAATGTACACCAATTTTAAAACCGTGTCGGGAATCTCATTAACTGTAAGCACCGCTCCTGTGAAGTAATCCTCCAAAGGCCAAGCGGAACTGCTCATTAGCAATGGCAGCTTAATGCCTTGACGGCCCACAATCACGTTTGAATTTAAGAAAGAGTATTGCAAATAAAGATTATGCAGGTGGGATGCACTGACGGAATTGCGCGAGTCATCTTCTGTGGTGTTTTTCTTGTGAATCTTTAAATCATGGCCCGATTGAAACCCAAGACCCAATTTAAA
This genomic window contains:
- the ribA gene encoding GTP cyclohydrolase II, whose protein sequence is MKSTHSHVANLPSRFGTFQIQAFKEGDKEHLAIFKEPFGEIPLVRIHSECLTGDALGSLKCDCKDQLEYALGVIGKRGGMVIYLRQEGRNIGLFNKVNAYALQDQGFDTIEANHQLGFLNDERTYEMAEIILGHFGIDKIKLLTNNPKKINTLKGITIVERWPIIMPSNNHNTHYLTTKKEKMGHML
- a CDS encoding response regulator transcription factor; translation: MNIFLQEPDTTLWRAIIDRMNGYRQKLEFKCVETEEQILRETFALDTYALFILNLKEPTNPYMMNFIHSNGGKVPILLILEKDYDPDTLKTLYYLGYDDFIVKDFYMQEIAWKIYKLCNIWNDERFFLSPSVYFDCKKWMFYYHDEVVSLGKKEATLLKYLFVKSPNIISCDEIVSLVYHDEIVSPESIRALVKQLRAKLPIDLIRTVRGEGYQITHLSTFKANP
- a CDS encoding methyl-accepting chemotaxis protein gives rise to the protein MKLQQKIIVSIVGGIIAGFGVFLAINHTMMKQATTVEVHETLREKVGALSHIIDDWLVGKKDISVALGKSILALEEKTPKRVREHLAQAKDAAGVAVSIAYFKGEEAVHVMPQVKISAQTMEQELVYKITKANGFKPTYSPPHDNPVRPGMAIITVSAPIENENIAFLVVPLANIEKKVLESKFEGGFASISDASRKNVFHPVEEFKGKKLSEVRKELRWVEDEIYSKKSGIVTFSVDGSEKILAFDTVEATGWKVLVNINQDVAFANLNAQTNQLLWVSLTFLVLGILALYALLRWQFKPLQALRSMIQDLASGEGDLTQRLHVKSKDELGDIATSINQFITQIQNLLIRAKESSSENTAISQELSSTSLSVGKRSEDEVSLVSEGVNAGQAVLGGMKTSVETMQYNSSQLGTVNDNFQQIQSQMDKLNAKLQESSHKELELASRLQKTSQSTEEIKSVLTVIADIADQTNLLALNAAIEAARAGDHGRGFAVVADEVRKLAERTQKSLGEINTTINIVVQSIADASGQMDANSKEILSLSEISASLEGVVSENAVILRQNIQSNHHNVQEALHVNTSVGMMIAKIQEIETIASANARSIEEVAQASEHLASMAAKLDSELSQFKVH
- a CDS encoding OprD family outer membrane porin, which translates into the protein MKAIHLSLAALVAMGTMAHAGESLEDAFKNGKVSGAFKFVYANGTDSDAAALNPQDPANNSNVGSVAVELKYLTDDFYGFKLGLGFQSGHDLKIHKKNTTEDDSRNSVSASHLHNLYLQYSFLNSNVIVGRQGIKLPLLMSSSAWPLEDYFTGAVLTVNEIPDTVLKLVYIKEWNKRYGSDSNGGIVQEDVHYEKPLYSVFVKNTSIKDVTFEGQYLTTNEKSFNGDAPALVAVGGFDQYYARADYKLPTEHPVTLGVLWGGAEFDAAGKKDASFYGARAMTNIGEVGLKAAYTSVDDDADFPSTLGHVPDAVLDTSMLVNNAIFAGIDAVSLQASYNFGIPALRSAVKIGHFKQSDEGKANSGTKLGKATEVNVDVNYAFAGLLKGFSTRVWAGHAKYDDNVDKDDFTYAKWYVTYRF